Proteins found in one Hippopotamus amphibius kiboko isolate mHipAmp2 chromosome 12, mHipAmp2.hap2, whole genome shotgun sequence genomic segment:
- the LOC130833646 gene encoding olfactory receptor 12-like, producing MKSEFNRNFSEVTEFILLGFRTPPKLQILLFLVFLLVYGVTVVGNISMIIVIKMDSRLQIPMYFFLRNLSYLDLCYSTVIAPKILANFLSNEKKISYKGCAVQFFFFALFATTECFLLAVMAFDRFSAICSPLLYPVHMSQKVCVRLVTGSYICGCINSVVQTGFTFSLRFCGENRLDHFFCDVPALIKISCVDTFVNEIVLFILSALITTTTTTVILVSYAYILSTVLKIPSTRGRSKTFSTCGSHIAVVSLFYGTVFFMYAQPGAISSPEMNKVVALLYTLIIPMLNPLIYSLRNRDVQDAVKRILHRK from the coding sequence ATGAAGAGTGAGTTTAATAGGAATTTCTCGGAGGTGACTGAGTTTATCCTGCTGGGATTCAGAACCCCTCCAAAGCTACAGATCCTCCTGTTTCTAGTGTTCTTGCTGGTCTACGGGGTCACTGTGGTGGGAAATATCAGCATGATAATTGTCATTAAGATGGACTCTAGACTTCAAATACCTATGTACTTCTTCCTTAGAAACTTGTCCTATTTAGATCTCTGCTACTCCACAGTCATTGCTCCCAAAATCTTGGCCAACTTCTTgtctaatgaaaagaaaatttcttacaAAGGCTGTGCGgtccaatttttcttctttgccctGTTTGCCACCACTGAGTGCTTTCTTCTGGCTGTCATGGCATTTGATCGATTCTCAGCCATTTGCTCCCCACTCCTGTACCCTGTGCACATGTCCCAGAAAGTCTGTGTCCGATTGGTAACTGGCTCCTATATCTGTGGCTGCATCAACTCTGTAGTCCAAACAGGTTTCACCTTCAGTCTGCGTTTCTGTGGGGAAAACAGATTGGaccactttttctgtgatgtcCCAGCTCTGATCAAGATCTCTTGTGTCGACACCTTTGTGAATGAGATTGTACTGTTTATTCTTTCTGctctcatcaccaccaccaccacaactgTCATTCTGGTTTCCTATGCGTACATCCTCTCCACTGTCCTAAAGATCCCCTCAACTCGTGGCAGGAGTAAGACCTTCTCCACTTGTGGCTCCCATATAGCAGTGGTGAGTTTATTCTATGGGACTGTGTTCTTCATGTATGCCCAGCCTGGGGCCATCTCCTCACCAGAGATGAACAAGGTTGTAGCTCTGCTCTACACGCTTATAATACCAATGCTAAACCCTCTAATATACAGTCTGAGAAACAGAGATGTGCAAGATGCTGTGAAACGAATATTACACAGGAAATGA